From Balneola sp. MJW-20:
GAATACCGGAGCCTGAATAGTTTGGTAGGCAGAAGCTTCCTGAGGTCCGGTTCCGTAAAACACCAGTGCAGCCTCAATACCGTCTCCTGCATTGGTCGCAAAACGGAAGGACTGAGAGCCTCCCCAACAGAATCCGACCACAGCTACTTGGCCATTACCTGCCTCTATGCTTTTAGCGTATTCAAGCACATTTAACAGGTCCTGTGTGACCATCTCCGGATCCAGTCCATAGATAGCAGATCGAGCTTCGTCTGAAGTCGGGAAATCGCTGGTCTTTTCAAAACCATCCACCGTATTCGAGATCAGATCGGGTGCTATAGCAATATATCCTTTTCCGGCAAGCTGATCCGTAAAGCTGCGGGCCCAGTCGTTAAGTCCTCGGTTCTCGTGAATGACGATTACGACCATCGCATCATCTGAGCGTTCAGGGTAAGCAATAAAATTGTGCAGAGTCCTGCCACTTGACTCCATGGTCACCCATTCATGATGACGGGGAGAGTTCTCAAGTTGCTCAATTGCGTAGTCCTGAGCATTTAGAGAGGTGCCGATGAAAAGAAAACCGAGTACAAGGATCAGATGCTTCATTGCTTTGTTATTTGTTGATTGATATATCATGAAAATCAGTGAGGTTTGATTCCCGTTCCATTCAACAAATAAAAAAGGATGGCAAAAAGCCATCCTGTTTATATAAAAGTACGGTAAGAGTGAAAATAGAATTACTTGATACTACCAAGGATCAGTGAAGCTTTGTCTGTAGTAACCTCTTTCTCATTATTGGTTTTTACGATCTGTTCGGTTTTCGGAGCTACTTCGGTATTTGTGAATTCAGCCGCATTCTCTTCAGAGAGTGGAGTAGTTGGTACAAAGACGGCTATATAAAAAACGATCATGAAAATGAATCCGAACATAACCACATCATTCTTACGTGATGCGTGCTTGTTAATGTATTTCAGGAATTTGTTTTCGGATCTGCTGTAATCTTCAGTGTAAATAGGGTCTTTCATGGTAAACAGGATTAGGTTTTTAAGCCTATCAATTAAATTTCTGATATCTGTTTTGTATAGTTTAAGAGTCAGAATTGCCAGAAATGTTTCAACTTAATACAGTTACGTTTACTTAATCATTCAAAGTTCACTGTAAAAAAGTGTATTTGAGGTAGTTTGAGTGATGAAAAACAGGATGATATTAGATTGAATTAACATGAACCAATTACGTTTGTAAGTATGATTATTTGATGAACTTTCTGCAATAGATCTTGTTTTTATGCTGAATCAAAAATGCAGAAAAACATATGATAAGATTAGCTTTAGACTGGACCCCAAACACCAATCATACCGGTTTCTTCATTGCACAGGAAAAAGGCTTTTATAGTAATGAAGAACTTGAAGTGTCAATATCAGATCCTTCGAATGATAATTATCAGGTTACACCGGCTAAAAAACTCGAAACCGGTCTGGCGGATGTGGCACTTGCCCCTACGGAAAGTGTGATCAGTTATCGCTTCAAAAGCAATCCATTTATGGTCAAAGCAATCGCGGCTGTACTCCAAAAAGATGCGAGTGCTGTGACTGTTCTTAAAGAACGAGATATTATCTCACCGGCTCAGCTGGATGGTAAGTCATATGCATCTTATAAAGCCCGTTACGAGGATGAGATCATAAAACAAATGATCCGAAATGATGGGGGAGACGGTGACCTCTCTATTTCCTATCCGGACAAACTGGGTATCTGGAATACACTGATTAATGGTGAGGCGGATGCCACCTGGATATTTCTGCCATGGGAGGGTGTAGAGGCCCGCTCAAAAGGTATCGATCTACGTAATTTTGTTCTTTCGGATTTTGATATCCCATATGGTTACTCACCGGTACTATTGGTATCGGAAAATGAATTGTTAGATCGAAGAGATGAATTTAAACGGTTTTTAGAGGCTTCTCGAAGAGGGTTTGAATTTGCAATCGATTATCCCGACGAAGCTGCATCTATTCTGGCAAAGCATGTACCTGCCGGCCAGCTTGAGGGTGATGCCCTGATAGAAAGTCAGAAAATGATCAATGAATATTATACCTCTGAAAATGAGTGGGGACGAATGAAAGAAGGACGCTGGTATTCGTTTATTTCCTGGCTTAAAGAACGTGAACTGATCCCGGAAGAGGTTGAATCTCAGGACCTGTTTGAGAATCTGATCTGAAAAATTTAATCAGTGATTCTGTGAAAGACTGGATCTGCTTTGCAATATCAACGCTTTCGATCTGTGCTGCTGGATAACAAAGAGCCTTAAAGAAAAAAACCCTACAGAAGCAAAATCTGCAGGGTTGTTGAGTACCCGAGAGAGGACTTGAACCGCGAAGCACTGCTTCGCAAAAGTAGCGGCTGGATCTGAATTCTACGTTATTTAACCAGAAGGCATAAAAAAACCCTACAGAAGCAAAATCTGCAGGGTTGTTGAGTACCCGAGAGAGGACTTGAACCGCGAAGCACTGCTTCGCAAAAGCAGCGGCTGGATCTGAATTCTACGTTATTTAACCAGAAGGCATAAAAAAACCCTACAGAAGCAAAATCTGCAGGGTTGTTGAGTACCCGAGAGAGGACTTGAACCTCCACGTCCGTAAGGACATACGCACCTGAAGCGCACGCGTCTACCAATTCCGCCACTCGGGCAACGAGAAATCAAAGTTATCACTTGTTTACTTCCGATTCAATACAAAAGATGAGAAAATTTCAGAACCAGACCGTAATATTGAAGGATGGCTGAATGCCCAGATCATAGATATCAACGGACTCTGCACCCAGCTGTGAACGGGTGCCTGAGTTATCAATGACAACATTGATTTCACGATACCAAGGATTCTTTTCGTCTGTGACATTATAGACGGATGCATTGAATTCGATCTGCTGATTACCGATACCAGTTTTATATTCGAGCCCGACATCCAACCTCTGATAGTTATCCAGTCTTTCCTGAGCTTCATAACCAACAAGATATAAACGATTCGGTGTACCGGTTGCAAGAGTGAGACTTCCGAAAGCATTGAGTCCCCTCGTTACTTTGATCTGCAGCGTACCGGTATAATTATGGGTTCGGTCCCAGTCTGCATAAAAATATTCTCCGGGTTCGTAAACAGGACTGGCATCATTGATCACCGGATTGGTGAATTCAGCCCTGGACCATGTATAAGAATTGGTCCACTGAAATAACCGGTGATCGTAGCGCGACATAACCTCTATCCCACGATTTTTCCCTTCATAATTTGCAAGCCAAGGAGAGGATTCAATACTATTTATGAGAGATTGTGTATTGAGGTCAAATAACCTCGCATTGTCTATCCATTTATAATAGGCTTCAACCTGAAATAGAAACCCGGTAAAGGGTCTTATATAAAGTCCTCCGGTCAGGTAATCCACGGAAGTAGGGGGCTGATCCTCTGAACTGATCACCCAGATATCGGGACTGCTGACATTATAGAAAGAAAGGCGGTGAGTGAATTGATAATTTCTGCTGTACCCGGCTCCAAGAGAAACGGGACGATTAGGCCAAAGCTGAAGCTTTATCCTGGGTGAAAGCCTTAAAAAATTACCATTTGAGAAGTAGTGCAATCGAAGCCCGGAATTTAATGAAAGGTTCTCAAATTGATTCAGATCAGCCTGCCCGTAGAAATCGATAAGGTGTGCCCGGTAATCCGTAAGCAGACCGGGGCGGTCAAATGATTCTTCATAATATTCGCCGGACAGATATTGATAAGAAGATCCGAGTGTAGCCTGCAGGTTATCAAAGAAAAGGTCAGCGGAATAGTCCGCTTTTAGTTCATTAAATATACTTTCATTTCGTAATTCGTATATAAAAACCTGAGGGGAACCGGGAGACTCAGCATCGATCCTGTTATATACAAAATCATCTTTACTGAATTTGCTACGGTAAATACTGAAGCCTGCCATAAAATTACTGTAGGCTCTGGCTCCGGAAGGGGTTTTGTAGTTCAGGCTGCCACTGTAATTTCCCCACTCATTGTTAGTGCTGACAGGGGTCAGGCTAAATCTCTGTCTCGGGTTATCAGGGTTAAATCTTCTTACAAACCGTTCAGCATCCTGATTTACCTGATCTCCCCCGGCATATATGCTGGCAATCAGTCGGCTGCCGTTATCATTTTCAAAGTAGCTCTTTGCATGGATATCATAAAAAAGAGCATCGGAATCACCCGGGATAACGAGTCTTGAATCCAGATCCGTCAGATTATCAGCCAGTAATTCCTGGGGTCGGTCCACATTCAGTCCATATGCGATCAGGTCACTGCTGCCGAACCAGTCCAGCTGGTTGAGGAAAGAGCTGCGACCGGAGATGAGCCAGCTGCTCTGGCCCTTTTTCAGCGGCCCTTCCAGCGTAATATTTCCGGAGGTATTACTAAACCCTGCATTTCCGGAGAATTTATTAAGTGAACCTGTTCTGGTAATAAGAGAAAGAGTTGCTCCGGGAGTGGCTTGAAACTGGGCAGGGGTAACGTCATAATAAAAACCGGAAGTCTGCAACGCATTGGAATTGAAACTATCAAGTAATCCGAACAGGTGGCTCTGATTATAAATGGTAATGCCATCCAGCAGTACTACCGTTGCATCTTCGGAGCTTCCCCGTACATTTATACCATTATTCAAGGCGGTGGTAGTATTAACAGAGGGTAGTGCCTGCAGCGCTTTTACGGTATTATTGTCTCCCAGGGGATTTAAAACCCCGTTATTCACAAATCGCTGGTAGGAGGTGTCAGTGAATGCAGAAAACGAAGATCCGGTAATGATGATCTCATTATTGGTGATCGCTCTGGGTTCAAGCCTTAATGTGATATCGTTGTAGTTTTTAGCTGAATTAATGTCAAAGGTCCATTCTTCAGACTGATACCCAAGGTAAGAAGCGGTGACCGTAAAAGAATCTGCAGTCAAACCGGATGCAATCCGGAATACACCGGAGCTGTTGGATGCCGTACCAGACCTTTTGCCATTCAGGTCCCAGTGAATAGTTGCATATGGGAGTCGCTCTCCTGTTTGTGCATCGACAACCTGACCGGAAATGCTGATCGATGAACGGGTATCTGCAGTACGGCTTTTGAAAATCAGTGCCTGATTACGATCCAGATCTATTTTAAGAGTAAGCTTATAAGTCTCCAGCTCTTTTCTCAGGTCGTCAAATATGTTCACCGAGTCTGAGAACAGATCTACCCTGATACCAGCAAGCTGAGATTCACGGTACAGAAAACGCATATCGGTTTCGTCTTCCAGTGTTTTTATGATATCCAGAATGGAAGCAGATCTGAATTCAAACTGAGCGGAAACAACTGCCGGGAGCATCCACAGAAATATCAGCACCACTATTTTCAGCCCCGGATATTTCATCTTTCTTTTAATTTAATGAGAACCGATATGTTTTATCACCGGTCTTTGTAAAGGTTCCATCCAGCAATAAACCAAGATCACTGAGTACCTGATCAACATTATCGAGTACAATGGTTCCGCTAAGTGTATCAGTGGCCTGTACACTTTGAATCCTGATATTAAAATGTTGTTCCAGTTCAGAGAATATATATCGTAATGAGGCATTTTCGAAGGTCATCTGAGCATTCAACCAGTCGGTAAACCCGGATTCATCTGAGGGTCCGCTGGAAATCGTACCCTGTTCATCTGCAGTGGCACTTTCTCCGGGGGAGAGGATGAGTTTTTCATTGCTGACCATCGAACTAAACCTGATACTTCCTTCTTTCAGATAGACTTCCGTATTGTCACCCCAGTCGCTTACGATAAAAGTGGTACCCAGTACCTCTACTTTCGACTCAGCAGTTTGAACAGAAAATATCCGCTCCGGATCGCTGGTTACTTCAAAGAGGGCTTCACCGGACAACTTATACTGATCTCCCGAATTTTTACTCATTTGGTATAATTTAGAATAGGGTCGCAGCGTAATTTTTGACCCGTCCTCTAAAGTTACTATTTCAATAGCTGCAAAGGATTCTCCTACCAGCTGAGGTACATAGTTTTGCTGATAGTAGAACATACCACCGAAGGCAAGAATAAGTATCACAGCTGCCGCTGCATAACGATAGAGGGTGTTTCCGAGGTTTATTACATTTGCCGGCCGTGTACCTGAAATAGTATCGGTCTTTTTATCAATCCTGCTCCATAGAGATTCTGAATCAGGTTCCTGCTTTATGGTCTGTGCACCAGATTCCTTGTACTGCAACAGAGTATTCAGCAGGGGATCATTTAGATCATTTACGGTGCTCATATCAGGCAAAGCCCTGCCGATGGCCTGAGCCAGCAGCAGGTCTCTATCATTCGGGTCTATGTTAAATTGCTTTGCCATTATATTTACTTTTAAGAATCAGACAGGCTGGTATCAGCAGCCTGTCCGGGATTTATGTGATGTTTGAGGTAATCAAATCCTTTTAGTCGTCGTCTCCGTCATCGCCATCATCGCCTTCGCCATCGAACAGTTCGAATTCTATTTCTTCAGCGATGATCTGTGATCGGTCGTCCGGGTTTCTGTATCCTTCCACTTCGGCTTCAACTCTTGTACCGGCAGCGAGGGCATCTGCAACCTGCTGTAAAGTCTCCAGTCCTTCCTCACCTTTGATTTCAGTGCGATCGGTGAGTATCACTGTAAGATCGTTAGCCAGGGTTACCGTGCTGTTTTCTACGTCAACGGAGATCACCTCTGCTTCTTTTTCAGATTCGTCACTATCGTCGTCGTCAGTAACGAAACCGGATTTCAGATTCACTTTAAAGATTTTTGCGAATCGAGCAAACTTAAGCAGAGCGGATCCGTCACCATCCATTTCGATCGTACCTGAAACGGTTTTGGTTGATGAGTCACCATTACGGTTCTTGTAGAATGACATCTCATAGTTGATGGTACCGGTAACGCCGGAGCTCAGATTTCCATTAGCGGCAACAGAATCTTTTTCGATCTGTACATCCAGGATCTCGAATTCCACTACGTAGTTCTTTTCGAAAGTGTCACCGTTTTTGCGTACACCGTTGAAGTCACCACTGCTCTCATGTTTACCTTCAATTCCCAGAACCGGATTTGCATCACTTACACCCGTAACGGAGAAGGTATCAATCCGAATAAACTCAGAGTTTTTGTACAGACTGCTTACAGATCCGTCGCGATTACTGGTGTAATCAATATTTTCTATGCGGTCACGATTCATGCGGGGAGCAGCGATAAAACCACCTTCAGCATCCGTGAATTTATAGGTCAGCAAAGCATTGAGTTCTTTACTGAAATTTGGTTTGGTCACGGTGCGATTAAACTGGATCGTGTGTATGCCGGTATCGGGATCATAGCTGTAACTATAGTTGCGCTCGCCGCCTCTGCCGGAGTAATCGTCGTCGTCATCGTCTGATTTAAGCCTTCCGCTGTCGGTGCCGATGCCGCTTTCTGAAACGTTTGCGATCGCATCACCGATACTTCCGAACAAGCCGTCATTGTCGTTAGCAATTGCCTGACCCAGGATCTGACCTGCTTCGTTGAGTTCCTGTTCGGTCAGCTGAGTGTTAGGAACATCAGTATTGATGTCGCCCAGAGTACAAGCAGAGATCATTGTTGCACTGATCAGTATCAACAATGATGTGGGTTTTGTAAAGAATGTTAGTGATTTCATGGTCTTGATGATTTGTTGTTGATGAATTCACCCTTAATACACGTGGGGGTACTGCTTACCCCTAAAGCTTTTATAAAAAATCTTTTGATACCTCAGAAAGGGCCTTCCTGAGATCTTTTAGAGCTAATCCCATATGATTTTCGATGGTCTTATGGGATACATCCAGAAACTCAGCGGCTTCTTTATAAGTAAACTCCTGTATAAAACAGAGCCGGAATACATTCTGTCTTTTTTCCGGCATAGAGGCTATCGCCTGATCAATTGCAGACTTAAGTTCTTTATTCTCGATCTTCTTTTCAGGATCCGAAGAGTAGGTTTCCTGAGGTATTTCAGCATTGCCATCAAATTTCTTTGAATCTCTAAATGCATTAAGCATACGTGTATAGGCGATCCGAAACAGATAAGCGCGTAATGATTTCGTTTCGTCTATTCCGGAACGGTTTTCCCAGATATAAACAAAGGCCTGTTGTATTAGGTCATCGGCCTCTGTTGAAGAAACATTTTTCTTCAAGAGAAAGTAATACAGTTCTTTATGATGTTTATCGAAGAAGGACCGGAAAGCTTTTTTATCCCCGTTTTTGATCCGTTCATATAATTCAGAGTTTTCCTGACCCTGATATTCTGATGTTGCCAGGAAAAATATGATCTGTGCAATTAGTACATTCATACTGATCGGTTATGGGTCTTAGCTGCAGATAGATGAATATCCATAAATTACCGATTAAATTTAAATTCCTTTGACTGAATTCATTATGCAAGTTCTACGGTTGATATTCTTATTGCTGATCTCATATTCCTCCGGGCACACAGATCCGGAACCGGTCAAAATCACTTCTGAAAGAGATGGGGAAAAAGTGGTCATAATAGCTGCAAATCCCAATCCTTATCCGGTAACCATAGAGCTCAGCATGAAAACTAAGAACATCATCCCGGGTGAAGCCTTTCCGGTAATAAAAATACTACCGGCTAATGCCCGAGACAGGGTTACAGTAGTTCGTATAGCGGATCCGTCAAAGTCCTGGAATTATGAGACCAGTTATATCTTCTATATGGGAGATATCAATGCGCAGCATGACAACCGATTTGCATACCGCTTACCCTATGCCATCAATACTACCGAGAGAGTAGGGCAGGCTTATGGTGGTTCATTTTCGCATACCGGACCTAATTACTATTCGATCGATTTTAACATGGAAGAAGGCAGCCGGGTAGTAGCTGCAAGAAGTGGATTAGTAGTGGAGGTACAGGAAGAGTTTAATGAGGGGGGAGCCGACCGTTCCTATATCCAAAAGGCGAATTACATTACTATTATGCATGATGACGGGACTTTCGCAGATTATTCTCATTTGAGAAAAAACGGAGCAGTGGTACGTGAAGGGCAACAGGTCCGATTGGGTCAACATATCGGATATTCCGGAGCTACCGGCTTCGCGACTGGTCCTCACCTGCATTTTGTAGTAAAAAAAGCCAGTCGAGGAGGTGGTTATGAGTCTATTCCCGTTAAATTCAAAACCAAGGAAGGTATAATCACTCTTCAGGACAGAGAAAGTTATACCGCTTACTGATCTTTTTTATCCTCGGTGATATTCACGATCTCGTTCAGGGATAATCCCTCCAGTAGCTTATCATAATCGGTAAGGTCCTTGGGCAGTATGATATTGTTTTCAGCTCGCCCCAGACCAGACAAGACATTCAGATATTTCTCAGCAAGCTGAAGCTGCATCGCTTCAGTGCCTTTTGGAGATGAAATAGCATCTGCGATCTCTTCGATCGATCTGGCTGTAGCTTCAGCGAGCGACTCGATCTCCTGAGCTACACCTTCCGCTTCATTGATCTGTCGTTGCATTTCAGCTTCCGATATATTGATGATCTGAGCTCTCATTCCTTCTGCTTCATTCACGGTAGATCCCTGAACTCCCTCAGACTTAGCGATGATGGCACGGCGGTCACGCTCCGCAGTCATTTGTCTTTCCATCGCGTTCTGAACCGTTCTTGGAGTTATGATATTCTTGATCTCATAGCGGTGCACCTTGATTCCCCAGGCCTGCTCCATTTCTGATAGTACTTTTACTACCTCAGCGCTGATAATGGCTCTTTCCTCAAAGGTCTGGTCCAGATCAATGGTTCCAATTACGGAACGGGTGGTGGTCTGGGCAAGCTGAACTGCGGCATATCGGTAATTGGTAACTCCATAACTGGCATTTACCGGATCTAAAACACTCAGATAGATCACACCATCAACCTCTACTTTGACATTATCCGCTGTAAAGCATTCCTGTGGTTCTACTTCGATGGTTTCTTCGCGCAGATCCTGCTTATATACCACCTTATCGATGAAGGGGATCAGGGCGTGAAAACCCGGACCCAGTGTACTTTGGTATTTCCCGAGTCGTTCAACGATATATGCATACTGATTCGGAACTAGCCTGATGGCTTTGATGAAATTGATCATTACATAGATCGCAAAAAGAGCTAATAGTCCCTGACTGATAAATTCAATTACTTCCATCGCTATTTTTCTCCTTTTTTAGTGCTTGCCGGATCTTTTGTATGGTCGCTGATGGTACTTACGCCTTCAAAAAAGGTCTTTAGATTAGCCGTCTCAGTAGGCAGAACTGAAATATTTGAGTTACGGATGATCTCACCAAACTGTTTAATATATTGCTCTATCAGTTTGGTCTTTACGGCCATATTACCACCTGGTTTTTCGATCGCCTGCGCGATGCGCTTTATACCCTTTGCAGTTGCGGTAGCTACGAGTTCGATCTCTTTAGCCTTACCTTTGGCTTCATTGATCCTTTTCTGCCTTTTAGCTTCAGAGATCAGGATCTGACTGCGCTGATCACCCTCTGATTCATTGATCCGTGCTTGTCTGTGGCCCTCAGAGTTGGTAATGTCAGCTCGCTTCTGTCGTTCTGCCTCCATCTGTTTTTCCATGGTGTCCACGATCTCATTGGACGGGCGGATATTCTTGATCTCATACCGGAGTACTTTAATGCCCCAGGGGTCTGCAGCTTTATCGATCTCCCGCACGATGTTTTCATTCATCATCTCCCGTTCTGAGAAAGTATCATCCAGCGTGATCTTGCCGATCTCTGAACGCATTGTGGTTTGGGCCAGATTAACTGCTGCTGCCTGGTAATTGGATATCCCATAACTGGATTTGTAGGAATCCATTACTTTGATATAAACCAAACCGTCAACGGCTACTTCAATGTTATCTTTGGTAATACAGGTCTGACTGGGTACATCGATCACCTGCTCCCTCATCTCCTGGCTGTAGGCCGGGCGGTCCACAAAAGGGATCAGGAAATGAAATCCCGGTTTCAGAGTTTTCTTATATTTTCCGAGTCTTTCCTGAATGACTTCCTCCCGCATCTCTACGATCCTGAATAAACGGGTCAGGATCAGATACATAAAGGCAATGACGATAAGTAAGGTTGTCCAGAACATATCAGCTTTTGTTTTTTTCTTCGAGTTTCATGTTGTCAGGGGGGAGGTAATCAATGGGTTCAACGATCCAGGTGGTGTTATCCCGATATTTGATCTTAACTTTGGTTCCTGCAGGAACCTTACCCTCCAGTGTTCGAGCCTGCCAGGAGATCCCCTGAAAG
This genomic window contains:
- a CDS encoding RNA polymerase sigma factor yields the protein MNVLIAQIIFFLATSEYQGQENSELYERIKNGDKKAFRSFFDKHHKELYYFLLKKNVSSTEADDLIQQAFVYIWENRSGIDETKSLRAYLFRIAYTRMLNAFRDSKKFDGNAEIPQETYSSDPEKKIENKELKSAIDQAIASMPEKRQNVFRLCFIQEFTYKEAAEFLDVSHKTIENHMGLALKDLRKALSEVSKDFL
- a CDS encoding SPFH domain-containing protein yields the protein MEVIEFISQGLLALFAIYVMINFIKAIRLVPNQYAYIVERLGKYQSTLGPGFHALIPFIDKVVYKQDLREETIEVEPQECFTADNVKVEVDGVIYLSVLDPVNASYGVTNYRYAAVQLAQTTTRSVIGTIDLDQTFEERAIISAEVVKVLSEMEQAWGIKVHRYEIKNIITPRTVQNAMERQMTAERDRRAIIAKSEGVQGSTVNEAEGMRAQIINISEAEMQRQINEAEGVAQEIESLAEATARSIEEIADAISSPKGTEAMQLQLAEKYLNVLSGLGRAENNIILPKDLTDYDKLLEGLSLNEIVNITEDKKDQ
- a CDS encoding dienelactone hydrolase family protein, translated to MKHLILVLGFLFIGTSLNAQDYAIEQLENSPRHHEWVTMESSGRTLHNFIAYPERSDDAMVVIVIHENRGLNDWARSFTDQLAGKGYIAIAPDLISNTVDGFEKTSDFPTSDEARSAIYGLDPEMVTQDLLNVLEYAKSIEAGNGQVAVVGFCWGGSQSFRFATNAGDGIEAALVFYGTGPQEASAYQTIQAPVFGFYGGDDNRVNSTIENSEVAMDDYGKTYEYEIYEGAGHAFMRRGDDPAAPADDPNKMARNKSWDRIVRILSGM
- a CDS encoding ABC transporter substrate-binding protein; this translates as MIRLALDWTPNTNHTGFFIAQEKGFYSNEELEVSISDPSNDNYQVTPAKKLETGLADVALAPTESVISYRFKSNPFMVKAIAAVLQKDASAVTVLKERDIISPAQLDGKSYASYKARYEDEIIKQMIRNDGGDGDLSISYPDKLGIWNTLINGEADATWIFLPWEGVEARSKGIDLRNFVLSDFDIPYGYSPVLLVSENELLDRRDEFKRFLEASRRGFEFAIDYPDEAASILAKHVPAGQLEGDALIESQKMINEYYTSENEWGRMKEGRWYSFISWLKERELIPEEVESQDLFENLI
- a CDS encoding SPFH domain-containing protein; this translates as MFWTTLLIVIAFMYLILTRLFRIVEMREEVIQERLGKYKKTLKPGFHFLIPFVDRPAYSQEMREQVIDVPSQTCITKDNIEVAVDGLVYIKVMDSYKSSYGISNYQAAAVNLAQTTMRSEIGKITLDDTFSEREMMNENIVREIDKAADPWGIKVLRYEIKNIRPSNEIVDTMEKQMEAERQKRADITNSEGHRQARINESEGDQRSQILISEAKRQKRINEAKGKAKEIELVATATAKGIKRIAQAIEKPGGNMAVKTKLIEQYIKQFGEIIRNSNISVLPTETANLKTFFEGVSTISDHTKDPASTKKGEK
- a CDS encoding FecR family protein — protein: MAKQFNIDPNDRDLLLAQAIGRALPDMSTVNDLNDPLLNTLLQYKESGAQTIKQEPDSESLWSRIDKKTDTISGTRPANVINLGNTLYRYAAAAVILILAFGGMFYYQQNYVPQLVGESFAAIEIVTLEDGSKITLRPYSKLYQMSKNSGDQYKLSGEALFEVTSDPERIFSVQTAESKVEVLGTTFIVSDWGDNTEVYLKEGSIRFSSMVSNEKLILSPGESATADEQGTISSGPSDESGFTDWLNAQMTFENASLRYIFSELEQHFNIRIQSVQATDTLSGTIVLDNVDQVLSDLGLLLDGTFTKTGDKTYRFSLN
- a CDS encoding M23 family metallopeptidase encodes the protein MQVLRLIFLLLISYSSGHTDPEPVKITSERDGEKVVIIAANPNPYPVTIELSMKTKNIIPGEAFPVIKILPANARDRVTVVRIADPSKSWNYETSYIFYMGDINAQHDNRFAYRLPYAINTTERVGQAYGGSFSHTGPNYYSIDFNMEEGSRVVAARSGLVVEVQEEFNEGGADRSYIQKANYITIMHDDGTFADYSHLRKNGAVVREGQQVRLGQHIGYSGATGFATGPHLHFVVKKASRGGGYESIPVKFKTKEGIITLQDRESYTAY
- a CDS encoding carboxypeptidase-like regulatory domain-containing protein, whose amino-acid sequence is MKYPGLKIVVLIFLWMLPAVVSAQFEFRSASILDIIKTLEDETDMRFLYRESQLAGIRVDLFSDSVNIFDDLRKELETYKLTLKIDLDRNQALIFKSRTADTRSSISISGQVVDAQTGERLPYATIHWDLNGKRSGTASNSSGVFRIASGLTADSFTVTASYLGYQSEEWTFDINSAKNYNDITLRLEPRAITNNEIIITGSSFSAFTDTSYQRFVNNGVLNPLGDNNTVKALQALPSVNTTTALNNGINVRGSSEDATVVLLDGITIYNQSHLFGLLDSFNSNALQTSGFYYDVTPAQFQATPGATLSLITRTGSLNKFSGNAGFSNTSGNITLEGPLKKGQSSWLISGRSSFLNQLDWFGSSDLIAYGLNVDRPQELLADNLTDLDSRLVIPGDSDALFYDIHAKSYFENDNGSRLIASIYAGGDQVNQDAERFVRRFNPDNPRQRFSLTPVSTNNEWGNYSGSLNYKTPSGARAYSNFMAGFSIYRSKFSKDDFVYNRIDAESPGSPQVFIYELRNESIFNELKADYSADLFFDNLQATLGSSYQYLSGEYYEESFDRPGLLTDYRAHLIDFYGQADLNQFENLSLNSGLRLHYFSNGNFLRLSPRIKLQLWPNRPVSLGAGYSRNYQFTHRLSFYNVSSPDIWVISSEDQPPTSVDYLTGGLYIRPFTGFLFQVEAYYKWIDNARLFDLNTQSLINSIESSPWLANYEGKNRGIEVMSRYDHRLFQWTNSYTWSRAEFTNPVINDASPVYEPGEYFYADWDRTHNYTGTLQIKVTRGLNAFGSLTLATGTPNRLYLVGYEAQERLDNYQRLDVGLEYKTGIGNQQIEFNASVYNVTDEKNPWYREINVVIDNSGTRSQLGAESVDIYDLGIQPSFNITVWF